One stretch of Paraburkholderia fungorum DNA includes these proteins:
- a CDS encoding sugar-binding transcriptional regulator, with amino-acid sequence MPKSTEKLDLATRAAWLYYVAGNTQNEIAEKLQVSRPVAQRLVAFAVEKNLIRVRVDHKLADCLALADQLSKRYGLTMCEVVPIDGDAAEEVDRKLAVAGAQVMERYLGAEKPMVVAVSSGRTLKAAVDQIAQLDRPQHRLVSMVGAIAQDGSSNRYDVALHISEKTGGKHFLLPAPLLADNEAERAQWCNHRLYRIVESLSAEADVAFVGIGNIGPKCPLHEDGFITSAEVKELMQNGAVAEMLGLPIDSAGAHVESPTGRRVTSIALDTPPRRPTIGFAGGQRKREALIAVLKGGWLSGLVTDELCARAALEA; translated from the coding sequence GAAATCGCCGAGAAGCTGCAGGTGTCGCGCCCGGTCGCACAACGGCTGGTCGCATTCGCCGTCGAAAAGAACCTGATCCGCGTGCGGGTCGATCACAAACTCGCCGACTGCCTCGCACTCGCCGATCAACTGTCGAAGCGCTACGGCCTCACCATGTGCGAAGTCGTGCCGATCGACGGCGATGCCGCCGAAGAGGTCGACCGCAAGCTGGCCGTGGCCGGCGCGCAGGTGATGGAGCGCTATCTCGGCGCGGAAAAACCGATGGTGGTCGCCGTGAGCAGCGGCCGGACGCTGAAGGCCGCCGTCGATCAGATCGCGCAACTGGACCGTCCGCAGCACCGGTTGGTATCGATGGTCGGGGCGATCGCCCAGGACGGCTCCTCGAACCGCTACGACGTCGCGCTGCACATTTCAGAGAAGACCGGCGGCAAGCATTTTCTGCTGCCCGCGCCGCTGCTCGCCGATAACGAGGCCGAGCGCGCGCAATGGTGCAATCACCGGCTGTACCGGATCGTCGAGTCGCTGTCGGCAGAGGCCGATGTCGCGTTCGTCGGGATCGGCAATATCGGGCCGAAATGTCCGCTGCACGAAGACGGCTTCATCACGTCGGCGGAAGTGAAGGAGTTGATGCAGAACGGCGCGGTGGCCGAAATGCTTGGCCTGCCGATCGACTCGGCGGGCGCGCATGTCGAATCGCCTACAGGCCGCCGCGTGACGAGCATTGCGCTCGACACGCCGCCGCGCCGTCCGACGATTGGTTTTGCTGGTGGCCAGCGCAAGCGCGAAGCGTTGATCGCCGTGCTGAAAGGCGGCTGGCTGTCGGGGCTGGTGACCGATGAACTGTGCGCGCGGGCCGCGCTGGAAGCCTGA
- a CDS encoding DUF1330 domain-containing protein: MPAYVVITREKTLDPAKLEEYKQVAPAVFEQHPVMMLASHGRKEVVEGPAIEEILILEFTGYDEALAWYRSPAYQQVSQTRLQGGDYRIIITEGLPLV; the protein is encoded by the coding sequence ATGCCCGCCTACGTCGTCATTACGCGCGAGAAGACGCTCGATCCCGCCAAGCTCGAAGAGTACAAACAGGTCGCGCCCGCTGTGTTCGAACAACATCCGGTGATGATGCTCGCGAGCCACGGGCGCAAGGAAGTGGTGGAAGGGCCGGCCATCGAGGAGATTCTGATTCTCGAATTCACCGGCTATGACGAGGCGCTCGCCTGGTATCGCAGTCCCGCGTATCAGCAGGTGAGTCAGACGCGGCTGCAGGGCGGCGATTACCGGATCATCATCACCGAAGGGTTGCCGCTGGTTTAG
- a CDS encoding ABC transporter ATP-binding protein → MASVTLRNIRKAYDDNEVMRDINLDIADGEFVVFVGPSGCGKSTLMRMIAGLEDISGGDLTIDGVRVNDVAPAKRGIAMVFQSYALYPHMTLYDNMAFGLKLAGTKKPEIDAAVRNAAKILHIDHLLDRKPKQLSGGQRQRVAIGRAITRKPKVFLFDEPLSNLDAALRVKMRLEFARLHDELKTTMIYVTHDQVEAMTLADKIVVLSAGNLEQVGSPTMLYHAPANRFVAGFIGSPKMNFMEGVVQSVTHDGVTVRYETGETQRVAVEPGAVKQGDKVTVGIRPEHLHVGTTDDGISARTMAIESLGDAAYLYAESGVAPDGLIARIPPLERHTKGETQKLGATPEHCHLFDSEGKAFQRKIVEVLAA, encoded by the coding sequence ATGGCAAGCGTAACTCTGCGCAACATCAGGAAGGCTTACGACGACAACGAAGTGATGCGCGACATCAACCTCGACATCGCGGACGGCGAATTCGTCGTGTTCGTGGGCCCGAGCGGTTGCGGTAAATCGACCTTGATGCGGATGATTGCCGGCCTCGAAGACATCAGCGGCGGCGATCTGACCATCGACGGCGTGCGCGTGAACGATGTTGCACCCGCCAAGCGCGGCATCGCGATGGTGTTCCAGTCGTACGCGCTGTATCCGCACATGACGCTGTACGACAACATGGCGTTCGGCCTCAAACTCGCGGGCACCAAGAAGCCGGAGATCGACGCGGCGGTGCGCAATGCCGCGAAGATTCTGCACATCGACCATCTGCTCGACCGCAAGCCGAAGCAGCTGTCAGGCGGGCAGCGTCAGCGCGTGGCGATCGGCCGTGCGATTACGCGTAAGCCGAAGGTGTTCCTGTTCGACGAACCGCTGTCGAATCTCGACGCTGCTTTGCGCGTGAAAATGCGCCTCGAATTCGCGCGTCTGCATGACGAACTGAAGACCACGATGATCTACGTCACGCACGATCAGGTCGAAGCGATGACGCTGGCCGACAAGATCGTCGTGTTGTCGGCGGGCAATCTCGAACAGGTGGGCAGTCCGACGATGCTGTATCACGCGCCGGCCAATCGCTTCGTCGCGGGTTTCATCGGTTCGCCGAAAATGAACTTCATGGAAGGCGTGGTGCAGTCGGTCACGCACGACGGTGTGACGGTGCGCTACGAAACCGGCGAGACGCAGCGCGTCGCGGTGGAGCCCGGCGCGGTCAAGCAGGGCGACAAGGTGACGGTGGGGATTCGCCCCGAGCATCTGCATGTGGGCACGACCGACGACGGCATTTCGGCGCGCACGATGGCGATCGAATCGCTTGGCGATGCAGCGTATCTGTACGCGGAATCGGGCGTTGCGCCGGACGGTCTGATCGCGCGGATTCCGCCGCTCGAACGTCATACCAAAGGCGAGACGCAAAAGCTCGGCGCCACGCCCGAACACTGCCATTTGTTCGACAGCGAAGGGAAAGCATTCCAGCGTAAGATCGTCGAGGTGCTGGCCGCGTAA
- a CDS encoding HAD family hydrolase, which yields MTAGTNARNLALICDCDGVLIDSEAVAARMLVHELEARWPDTDVEPVVLPLLGLRIEMVLQGTAAQLGKSLSADDIDAIRRAVEAAAMQAPTVDGIEAALAQVPLVKGCASNSFRPYVETVLKRTGLVQFFDDRLFCADAVPNPKPAPDVYLAAAQGLGLAPALCLVVEDSVTGVTAATAAGMTVLGFIGGGHASDAQIDKLHAAGARHVFDDMRQLPDLVAQWTLSTATAAP from the coding sequence ATGACCGCAGGGACGAATGCACGCAACCTCGCGCTGATCTGCGATTGCGACGGCGTGCTGATCGACAGCGAAGCCGTGGCAGCGCGCATGCTGGTGCATGAACTGGAAGCACGCTGGCCCGACACCGATGTCGAGCCGGTCGTGCTGCCGCTGCTTGGCCTTCGCATCGAAATGGTGTTGCAGGGCACGGCGGCGCAACTCGGCAAGAGCCTCAGCGCCGACGATATCGATGCGATCCGCCGCGCAGTGGAAGCCGCCGCGATGCAGGCGCCGACGGTAGACGGCATCGAGGCCGCGCTTGCCCAGGTGCCGCTGGTGAAAGGCTGCGCGAGCAACAGCTTTCGGCCGTACGTGGAGACTGTGCTGAAGCGCACCGGCCTCGTGCAGTTTTTCGACGACCGGCTGTTTTGCGCGGATGCCGTGCCGAATCCAAAGCCCGCGCCCGATGTCTATCTCGCGGCGGCACAGGGTCTCGGTCTCGCACCGGCCTTGTGCCTCGTCGTCGAAGACAGCGTGACGGGCGTGACGGCGGCGACGGCGGCGGGTATGACGGTGCTGGGTTTTATCGGCGGTGGTCATGCGAGCGACGCGCAGATCGACAAGCTGCATGCAGCAGGCGCACGCCACGTCTTCGACGATATGCGCCAGTTGCCGGATCTCGTCGCGCAATGGACGTTGAGCACGGCGACGGCCGCGCCGTGA
- a CDS encoding carbohydrate ABC transporter permease, which yields MTVPAKSPFDVIRRGIPGVIAWLVALLLFFPIFWMTITAFKTEQQAYSSSLFFIPTLDSFREVFARSNYFSFAWNSILISVGVTVLCLILAVPAAYAMAFFPTRRTQKVLLWMLSTKMMPSVGVLVPIYLLWKNSGLLDTVSGLVIVYTLINLPIAVWMSFTYFAEIPRDILEAGRIDGAATWQEIVYLLMPMSLPGLASTALLLVILSWNEAFWSINLSSSNAAPLTVFIASYSSPEGLFWAKLSAASLLAVAPILIVGWLSQKQLVRGLTFGAVK from the coding sequence ATGACCGTGCCGGCCAAGTCGCCGTTCGATGTGATCCGCCGTGGCATTCCTGGCGTGATTGCGTGGCTCGTCGCACTGCTGCTGTTTTTCCCGATCTTCTGGATGACGATCACCGCATTCAAGACCGAGCAGCAGGCCTATTCATCGTCGCTGTTTTTTATTCCGACGCTCGATAGTTTCCGCGAAGTATTCGCGCGCAGTAACTACTTTTCCTTCGCGTGGAACTCGATTCTGATTTCAGTGGGCGTTACGGTGCTGTGCCTGATTCTCGCCGTGCCCGCTGCCTACGCGATGGCGTTCTTCCCGACGCGCCGCACGCAGAAAGTGTTGCTGTGGATGCTGTCCACCAAGATGATGCCGTCGGTCGGCGTGCTGGTGCCGATCTATCTGCTGTGGAAAAACAGCGGGCTGCTCGACACGGTGTCGGGTCTGGTGATCGTCTACACGCTGATCAATCTGCCGATTGCGGTGTGGATGTCGTTCACGTACTTCGCCGAAATTCCGCGCGATATTCTCGAAGCGGGGCGCATCGACGGTGCGGCGACGTGGCAGGAAATCGTCTATCTGCTGATGCCGATGTCGCTGCCGGGGCTTGCATCCACCGCGCTGCTGCTGGTGATCCTGTCGTGGAACGAAGCGTTCTGGAGCATCAACCTGTCGAGTTCGAACGCCGCGCCGCTGACCGTGTTCATCGCGTCGTATTCGAGTCCTGAAGGGTTGTTCTGGGCCAAGCTGTCGGCGGCGTCGCTGCTGGCGGTCGCGCCGATCCTGATCGTCGGCTGGCTGTCGCAGAAGCAACTGGTGCGCGGCCTTACATTCGGGGCGGTGAAATGA
- a CDS encoding carbohydrate ABC transporter permease, translating into MRPLRLPLMHAHPQTEKEREARKANSARWLATPSVAVLVLWMAIPLAMTIWFSFSRYNLLNPDIRGFAGFDNYRFLATDPSFLPSIAHTLELIISVLVITVVGGVLMSILFDRKFYGQGVARLLAIAPFFVMPTVSALIWKNMILHPVYGLIAQGMRAMGMQPIDWFADYPLIAVIMIVAWQWLPFAFLILFTAIQSLDQEQKEAAKIDGAGPFSMFFYITLPHLKRAIAVVVMMETIFLLSIFAEIYTTTGGGPGTATTNLSYLIFSLGLQQFDVGLASAGGILAVVLANIVSFFLVRMLAKNLKGEYEK; encoded by the coding sequence ATGCGTCCTTTGCGCCTACCTCTCATGCATGCCCATCCCCAGACAGAAAAAGAACGTGAAGCCCGCAAGGCCAATTCAGCACGCTGGCTAGCCACGCCGTCGGTCGCCGTGCTGGTGTTGTGGATGGCGATCCCGCTCGCGATGACGATCTGGTTTTCGTTCTCGCGCTACAACCTGCTGAATCCGGATATTCGCGGTTTTGCCGGTTTCGACAACTATCGCTTCCTTGCCACCGATCCTTCGTTTCTCCCGTCGATCGCGCATACGCTCGAACTGATCATCTCCGTGCTGGTGATCACGGTGGTCGGCGGCGTGCTGATGTCGATTCTGTTCGACCGTAAGTTTTACGGCCAGGGCGTCGCGCGGCTGCTCGCCATCGCGCCGTTCTTCGTGATGCCGACCGTCAGCGCGTTGATCTGGAAGAACATGATCCTGCACCCGGTGTATGGCCTGATCGCGCAGGGCATGCGCGCGATGGGCATGCAGCCGATCGACTGGTTCGCCGACTACCCGCTGATCGCGGTCATCATGATCGTCGCGTGGCAGTGGCTGCCGTTCGCGTTCCTGATCCTGTTCACGGCGATCCAGTCGCTCGACCAGGAGCAGAAGGAAGCCGCGAAGATCGACGGCGCGGGGCCGTTCTCGATGTTCTTCTACATCACGCTGCCGCACCTGAAGCGCGCGATCGCGGTGGTGGTGATGATGGAAACGATTTTCCTGCTGTCGATCTTCGCCGAAATCTACACGACCACGGGCGGCGGTCCGGGCACTGCGACCACCAATCTGTCGTACCTGATTTTCTCGCTGGGCCTGCAACAGTTCGACGTCGGTCTTGCGTCGGCGGGCGGCATTCTCGCTGTCGTGCTGGCTAACATCGTGTCGTTCTTCCTCGTGCGGATGCTCGCGAAGAACCTCAAAGGGGAGTACGAAAAATGA
- a CDS encoding ABC transporter substrate-binding protein, with protein sequence MKPAFKSALKAASAGAVACFALSASAATVTIATLNNPDMIELKKLSPAFEKANPDIKLNWVILEENVLRQRATTDITTGSGQFDVMTIGAYETPQWGKRGWLTPLTNLPADYDLNDVVKTARDGLSSGGQLYALPFYVESSMTYYRKDLFDKAGLKMPDQPTYDQIAQFADKLTDKANGQYGICLRGKAGWGENMAYGTTVVNTFGGRWFDEKWNAQLTSPEWKKAMTFYVDLLRKDGPPGASSNGFNENLTLMSSGKCAMWIDATVAAGMLYNKNQSQIADKVGFAAAPIAVTPKGSHWLWAWALAIPKSSKQADSAKKFITWATSKEYIELVAKDEGWASVPPGTRQSTYARPEYQKAAPFGAFVLKAIETADPDHPTLKPVPYTGVQFVGIPEFQSFGTVVGQSISGAIAGQMTVDQALAAGNATADRAVKQAGYQK encoded by the coding sequence ATGAAACCAGCCTTCAAATCCGCGCTGAAAGCGGCGAGTGCCGGCGCTGTCGCGTGCTTCGCGTTGAGCGCATCCGCGGCGACGGTGACCATCGCCACGTTGAACAACCCGGACATGATCGAGCTGAAAAAGCTCTCGCCCGCATTCGAAAAAGCGAATCCGGACATCAAGCTGAACTGGGTGATTCTCGAAGAAAACGTGTTGCGTCAACGCGCGACGACCGACATCACCACTGGCAGCGGCCAGTTCGACGTGATGACGATCGGCGCGTACGAAACGCCGCAATGGGGCAAGCGCGGCTGGCTCACGCCGCTCACGAATCTCCCCGCCGATTACGATCTGAACGACGTCGTGAAGACGGCCCGCGACGGTCTGTCTAGCGGCGGGCAGTTGTACGCGCTGCCGTTCTACGTCGAAAGCTCGATGACGTATTACCGCAAGGACCTGTTCGACAAGGCCGGCCTGAAGATGCCGGATCAGCCGACCTACGACCAGATCGCACAATTCGCCGACAAGCTCACCGACAAGGCCAACGGCCAGTACGGCATCTGCCTGCGCGGCAAGGCGGGCTGGGGCGAAAACATGGCGTATGGCACGACGGTCGTGAATACGTTCGGCGGACGCTGGTTCGACGAGAAGTGGAATGCGCAGCTCACGTCGCCGGAATGGAAGAAGGCGATGACGTTCTACGTCGATCTGCTGCGCAAGGACGGCCCTCCGGGAGCCAGCTCGAATGGCTTCAACGAAAACCTCACGCTGATGTCGTCGGGCAAGTGCGCGATGTGGATCGACGCGACGGTTGCAGCGGGCATGCTTTACAACAAGAACCAGTCGCAGATTGCGGACAAGGTCGGCTTCGCGGCCGCGCCGATCGCGGTCACGCCGAAGGGTTCGCACTGGTTGTGGGCCTGGGCGCTCGCGATTCCGAAGTCGTCGAAGCAGGCTGACTCGGCGAAGAAGTTCATCACATGGGCAACCTCGAAGGAATACATCGAACTGGTCGCGAAGGACGAAGGCTGGGCCTCGGTGCCGCCGGGAACGCGTCAGTCGACTTACGCGCGTCCCGAGTACCAGAAAGCCGCACCGTTCGGCGCATTCGTGCTGAAGGCGATCGAAACAGCGGACCCGGATCATCCGACGCTCAAGCCGGTGCCGTACACCGGCGTACAGTTCGTCGGGATTCCTGAGTTCCAGTCGTTCGGCACCGTGGTCGGTCAGAGCATCTCCGGCGCGATTGCCGGTCAGATGACGGTCGATCAGGCGCTGGCAGCAGGCAACGCCACCGCGGATCGCGCGGTCAAGCAGGCCGGCTATCAGAAGTAA
- a CDS encoding L-iditol 2-dehydrogenase, producing MAARLQDKVAILTGAASGIGEAVAKRYLDEGARCVLVDVKPADSFGDALRAAHGDRVLTVSADVTRRDDIERILASTLERFGQVDILFNNAALFDMRPILDESWDVFDRLFAVNVKGMFFLMQTVARKMVEQGHGGKIINMSSQAGRRGEALVSHYCATKAAVLSYTQSAALALAPHKINVNGIAPGVVDTPMWKEVDALFAQYENRPLGEKKRLVGEAVPLGRMGVPDDLTGAALFLASADADYITAQTLNVDGGNWMS from the coding sequence GTGGCGGCACGATTGCAAGACAAGGTGGCGATTCTGACGGGCGCGGCAAGCGGAATCGGCGAGGCGGTGGCCAAACGGTATCTGGACGAAGGCGCGCGTTGCGTGCTGGTCGACGTGAAACCGGCCGACAGTTTCGGCGACGCGCTGCGTGCCGCTCACGGCGACCGCGTGCTGACCGTCAGCGCTGACGTCACGCGCCGCGACGATATCGAACGCATTCTGGCGAGCACGCTGGAGCGTTTCGGTCAGGTCGACATTCTGTTCAACAACGCGGCGCTGTTCGACATGCGCCCGATCCTCGACGAATCCTGGGACGTGTTCGACCGCCTGTTCGCGGTCAACGTGAAGGGCATGTTCTTCCTGATGCAAACCGTCGCGCGAAAAATGGTCGAGCAGGGACATGGCGGCAAGATCATCAATATGTCATCGCAAGCCGGGCGGCGCGGCGAGGCGCTCGTGTCGCACTACTGCGCGACCAAGGCCGCCGTGCTCAGCTATACGCAGTCGGCGGCACTGGCGCTCGCGCCGCACAAGATCAACGTGAATGGCATTGCGCCGGGCGTCGTCGATACGCCGATGTGGAAAGAGGTCGACGCGCTGTTCGCGCAGTATGAAAACCGGCCGCTCGGCGAGAAGAAACGCCTGGTCGGCGAAGCGGTGCCGCTCGGGCGCATGGGTGTGCCCGACGATCTGACCGGCGCTGCATTGTTCCTCGCATCGGCGGACGCCGATTACATCACCGCACAAACCTTGAACGTCGACGGCGGTAACTGGATGAGCTGA
- a CDS encoding Fur family transcriptional regulator, with product MAMSIAEHRAVRLAHAEAHAALHGLALTPLRRQVYAAIVASERPIGAYELMDTLEPQRGRMPPTTVYRALEFLLAHGFVHRIESKNAFVACCEIGVPHRSQFLMCDGCGATVEIPGDDLADQLSHSEPAHGFEVRRQVIELSGLCALCARAERAAGASA from the coding sequence ATGGCCATGTCGATTGCAGAACACCGCGCCGTGCGGCTCGCGCACGCCGAAGCGCATGCCGCGTTGCATGGGCTCGCGCTGACGCCGCTGCGTCGTCAGGTATACGCGGCGATCGTGGCGAGCGAGCGGCCCATCGGTGCCTACGAATTGATGGACACGCTCGAACCGCAGCGCGGCCGGATGCCGCCCACCACGGTGTATCGCGCGCTCGAGTTTCTGCTCGCGCACGGCTTTGTCCACCGGATCGAGTCGAAGAATGCGTTCGTGGCCTGTTGCGAGATCGGCGTGCCGCATCGCAGCCAGTTTCTGATGTGCGACGGCTGTGGCGCGACCGTCGAGATTCCCGGCGACGACCTCGCCGATCAGTTGTCGCATAGCGAACCCGCGCATGGATTCGAGGTACGCCGGCAGGTGATCGAACTGAGCGGCTTGTGTGCGCTGTGCGCGCGGGCGGAGCGGGCTGCGGGGGCGTCGGCATGA
- a CDS encoding metal ABC transporter solute-binding protein, producing MKKIGSKWIGAHRALKLSKYLAAGAAAFALAHSAFAADPKIPVVAAENFYGDVVQQLGGDRVDVTSILSNPDQDPHLFEASPKTARALQHASLVVYNGADYDPWMAKLLAASKGAKRTVIVAADLTGRKGGDNPHLWYDPATMPKVARAVSDALVAADPAHKSAYDANLAKFLDSLKPIDAKVADLHGRYAGLPVTATEPVFGYMSDAIGLSMRNQRFQLAAMNDTEASASDIAAFERDLREKQVRVLIYNSQATEALTQRMLKLAQQSKVPTMSVTETQPAGKTYQTWMLSQLDALGTALAAGDANGAKAAATAPGVKGKTQ from the coding sequence ATGAAAAAGATCGGCTCGAAGTGGATCGGGGCGCACCGTGCGCTGAAACTGTCGAAGTATCTGGCCGCAGGCGCGGCGGCATTCGCGCTCGCTCACAGCGCGTTCGCGGCGGACCCGAAAATCCCGGTGGTCGCCGCGGAAAACTTCTATGGCGACGTGGTCCAGCAACTGGGCGGCGATCGCGTGGACGTGACGAGCATCCTCAGCAACCCCGACCAGGACCCGCATCTGTTCGAAGCCAGCCCGAAGACCGCGCGCGCGTTGCAGCATGCGAGCCTTGTGGTCTACAACGGCGCCGACTACGATCCGTGGATGGCAAAATTGCTGGCCGCGTCGAAGGGAGCGAAGCGCACGGTCATCGTCGCCGCCGACCTCACCGGCAGGAAAGGCGGCGATAATCCGCACCTCTGGTACGACCCGGCGACCATGCCGAAAGTGGCGCGCGCGGTGAGCGACGCACTGGTCGCGGCTGACCCGGCGCACAAGTCGGCGTACGATGCGAACCTCGCGAAGTTTCTCGACTCGCTGAAGCCGATCGACGCCAAAGTCGCTGATCTGCATGGCCGCTATGCGGGCCTGCCGGTCACGGCGACCGAACCGGTGTTCGGCTACATGTCGGACGCGATCGGGCTGAGCATGCGCAACCAGCGCTTCCAGCTAGCGGCGATGAACGACACCGAAGCCAGCGCGAGCGATATCGCCGCGTTCGAACGCGATCTGCGCGAGAAGCAGGTGCGCGTTCTGATCTATAACAGCCAGGCAACCGAGGCCCTGACCCAACGTATGTTGAAGCTCGCGCAGCAATCGAAGGTGCCGACGATGAGCGTCACCGAAACCCAGCCGGCCGGCAAGACCTATCAGACGTGGATGCTCTCGCAGCTCGACGCGCTGGGCACGGCGCTGGCTGCGGGCGACGCGAACGGTGCAAAAGCGGCGGCCACGGCTCCGGGCGTAAAAGGAAAAACCCAATGA
- a CDS encoding ABC transporter ATP-binding protein — translation MTSTGRIAPANPAASAAANAPTGAADRASSGAPVLELDHVTLELGDRTILRDTGFSVNQGEFIGVLGPNGAGKTTLMRAVLGLVPAAHGSIRVLGQPVERGNASIGYMPQTRSALAGRRVRGRDFVAMAADGHRWGLPHADATTRADVERVLDLVGGLKLAERPLSELSGGERQRLLLAQCLLGNPKLLLLDEPLISLDPHHQKSVVELVRRVQRELGIAVLFSAHELNPLLNSLDRVLYLGSGVAALGTVDEVITRPVLSRLYGSPIDVMRVNGRIFVMSGDVEVEKHDHEHEHDEAGGHSHSHSHGHSHDHGQSHGHSHHDSRDGHKHDV, via the coding sequence ATGACTTCGACTGGCCGCATCGCGCCAGCTAATCCGGCAGCCAGCGCGGCCGCCAATGCGCCTACGGGCGCAGCAGACCGGGCCTCCAGCGGAGCGCCCGTGCTCGAACTCGACCACGTGACCCTCGAACTCGGCGACCGCACGATCCTGCGCGACACCGGCTTCTCGGTGAATCAGGGCGAATTTATCGGCGTACTCGGGCCGAACGGCGCGGGCAAGACCACGCTGATGCGCGCCGTGCTCGGCCTCGTGCCGGCTGCGCACGGTTCGATCCGCGTGCTCGGTCAGCCGGTGGAGCGCGGCAACGCGTCGATCGGCTATATGCCGCAAACGCGCAGCGCGCTCGCGGGTCGGCGCGTGCGCGGCCGCGATTTCGTCGCGATGGCCGCCGACGGTCACCGCTGGGGCCTGCCGCACGCCGACGCGACAACCCGCGCGGACGTCGAGCGCGTGCTGGATCTGGTGGGCGGTCTGAAGCTGGCCGAACGGCCTTTGTCGGAACTGTCGGGCGGCGAGCGCCAACGTCTGCTCCTCGCGCAATGTCTGCTCGGCAATCCCAAACTGCTGCTTCTGGACGAACCGCTGATCAGCCTCGACCCGCATCATCAGAAAAGCGTGGTCGAACTGGTGCGGCGCGTGCAGCGGGAACTCGGCATTGCCGTGCTGTTTTCCGCCCATGAACTGAATCCGCTGCTGAACTCGCTCGACCGCGTGCTGTATCTCGGCAGCGGCGTGGCGGCGCTCGGCACCGTCGACGAGGTGATCACGCGTCCCGTGCTATCGCGCCTCTACGGCTCGCCGATCGACGTGATGCGCGTGAACGGCCGCATCTTCGTGATGTCGGGCGACGTCGAAGTGGAAAAACACGATCACGAGCACGAACACGACGAAGCCGGCGGCCATTCGCATTCACATTCCCACGGGCATTCGCACGACCACGGCCAGTCGCACGGCCACTCACACCACGACTCACGCGACGGACACAAGCACGATGTTTGA
- a CDS encoding metal ABC transporter permease: MFEYDFMVNAFAASGIVAVLAGVVGYFLVMRGQTFAGHALSHVGFTGATGAVLIGISPIWGMIGFTLAAGIGMGALGERLAGRDVAIGVILSLSLGFGLLFLHFFTAYATQVTALLFGNVLGVNSSTLVVLAALGVVSLGALAAIMRPLLFASLQPELAEAKGVSLRRVSVLFLAIAALAVAACTQIVGVLLVFTLMVGPAAAAQNMTTRLSTGLVLAAVFALVQAWLGLTLAFYTDWPTSFWITVLSAVVYGGSLLRRR, translated from the coding sequence ATGTTTGAATACGATTTCATGGTGAACGCATTCGCGGCGTCGGGGATCGTCGCGGTGCTGGCGGGCGTGGTCGGCTACTTTCTGGTGATGCGCGGACAAACCTTCGCGGGCCACGCGCTGTCGCACGTCGGCTTCACCGGCGCGACCGGCGCAGTGCTGATCGGCATCTCCCCGATCTGGGGGATGATCGGCTTCACGCTCGCGGCGGGCATCGGCATGGGCGCGCTCGGCGAGCGTCTCGCGGGGCGAGACGTGGCGATCGGCGTGATCCTGTCGCTGTCGCTCGGCTTCGGTTTACTGTTTCTGCACTTCTTCACCGCGTACGCGACCCAGGTCACGGCGCTGCTGTTCGGCAACGTGCTCGGCGTAAATTCGTCGACGCTGGTCGTGCTCGCGGCGTTGGGCGTGGTCAGCCTGGGCGCGCTGGCCGCGATCATGCGGCCCTTGCTGTTCGCGTCGTTGCAGCCGGAACTGGCCGAGGCCAAAGGCGTGTCGCTGCGCCGCGTGTCGGTGCTGTTTCTCGCGATCGCCGCGCTGGCTGTCGCCGCCTGTACGCAGATCGTCGGCGTGTTGCTGGTGTTCACGCTGATGGTCGGCCCAGCTGCGGCCGCACAGAACATGACGACGCGTTTGTCGACCGGCCTCGTGCTCGCTGCGGTATTCGCGCTGGTGCAGGCGTGGCTGGGTCTGACGCTGGCTTTCTATACCGACTGGCCGACGAGCTTCTGGATCACCGTGCTGTCGGCGGTGGTGTATGGCGGGAGTTTGTTGCGACGGCGCTAG